One segment of Candidatus Eisenbacteria bacterium DNA contains the following:
- a CDS encoding PadR family transcriptional regulator, giving the protein MSALEIQNLTKSCNEILLLAILSSGPRHGYQLALEIEEKSRGHFRFNHGTLYPILHKLEKDGLIKGSWTPGDGKRQRKSYSLTSKGQKEARLLREAWRGFFEIFFNIVEEK; this is encoded by the coding sequence GTGTCCGCGCTCGAGATCCAAAACCTGACGAAGAGCTGCAATGAAATTCTACTCCTGGCCATTTTGTCATCCGGCCCCCGGCACGGTTATCAACTGGCCCTGGAAATCGAGGAAAAGAGCCGGGGCCATTTCCGATTCAATCACGGAACCCTCTACCCCATCCTGCACAAACTGGAAAAAGACGGACTGATCAAAGGATCTTGGACACCGGGCGACGGGAAGAGACAGCGCAAGAGTTACTCATTGACCTCCAAAGGGCAGAAAGAAGCCCGGCTTCTGCGGGAAGCCTGGCGGGGCTTTTTCGAAATTTTCTTTAACATTGTGGAGGAGAAATGA
- a CDS encoding Ig-like domain-containing protein, with product MTAHAADLRQDLFSLDISIDKSSYSWFGNILINADVTLDGLPVTDCDSVVVMGIVNPAVRDHLFDDGVPPDLTSGDGTYTGFFHVGGITGEARPTGNYQLNVTAYRDASGGSGLSPFFSLYTVRRWTGITTGAGQDAYDSYTGFAVESNGLGAGWHHTISDFGLIRSSAVNDALIRIPILPKANSIENVIVQGEGVSSISVQDNIIEFICDMTLASVARVTIEFDAPSGLAGTLIDRYHTGDMGLRDFRNGYLIWNQYIHTGILGSDYSSPHGPGCVVDLHVTDLETGEPHTVDCMERVAVHLDHSAYNDGTGTYPSNIKWTGDALSWLLSGDLESLTFKMSSGGLYGLRNKVAVTKTVQFYNDSRMFRHRYVIRNIDAVAHDFDFVWGREQWLYGSAAGSDREEDDRGLLPNDTGAYSGEAGMTAAEIDGNWFAAYDRTSFYSIGVILPDRTTEFMPTYSYFLCNPPLGNFTGEYPIYPSGSCADMENLFFEKRFGNLAPGDSSSYEFYQWAGYGVDRTLLVDLLWRDAVKCSDEPLVIDFSPIGDEVPLHATIDIYFNKSMDSSSTEAAIVISPEPGPGGTWEWSDSNQHLKYRPGEFLQAETIYTVEVERGALDIEDRPLATAALWYFETATGASDAPVDGAAASRLFIAGAAPNPFNSMTSIVFNIPKAGRARIALYDVRGRLVNTLLDEMLPPGGHVVQWSGRDIAGHEMASGIYFCRCQSGDQQAVQKIVLER from the coding sequence ATGACAGCGCATGCGGCGGATCTTCGACAGGATCTATTTTCATTGGATATCAGCATCGATAAATCTTCCTATTCCTGGTTCGGTAATATCCTTATCAACGCCGATGTCACACTCGACGGATTGCCCGTCACCGACTGTGATTCAGTGGTCGTGATGGGAATCGTCAATCCAGCTGTCCGTGATCATTTATTCGATGACGGTGTTCCACCGGATCTGACTTCGGGAGACGGCACATATACCGGATTCTTTCATGTGGGGGGTATCACCGGTGAGGCGCGCCCCACCGGTAATTATCAGCTGAACGTCACGGCCTATCGCGATGCTTCCGGTGGCAGCGGCCTCTCTCCCTTCTTCTCTCTTTATACCGTGCGACGGTGGACCGGCATCACGACCGGCGCCGGGCAGGATGCCTACGATTCCTATACAGGGTTTGCCGTGGAATCGAATGGTTTGGGTGCGGGGTGGCATCATACAATAAGCGATTTCGGCCTCATTCGTTCCTCAGCCGTCAATGACGCTCTGATCCGGATCCCGATTCTGCCGAAAGCGAACAGCATCGAGAATGTGATCGTCCAGGGCGAGGGTGTTTCAAGTATCTCGGTTCAAGATAATATCATCGAATTCATTTGTGATATGACATTAGCGTCGGTCGCCCGCGTGACCATCGAATTTGACGCCCCGAGCGGCCTGGCCGGAACCCTCATTGATCGCTATCACACAGGAGATATGGGCTTAAGGGACTTCCGCAACGGCTATCTCATTTGGAATCAATATATCCACACGGGAATCCTCGGGTCGGACTATTCCTCGCCGCATGGGCCGGGCTGTGTTGTCGATCTGCACGTCACTGATCTTGAAACCGGCGAGCCCCATACGGTTGATTGCATGGAGCGGGTTGCCGTGCATCTCGACCACAGCGCTTATAACGACGGAACAGGAACTTATCCCAGCAATATCAAATGGACCGGAGATGCCCTCTCTTGGCTGCTCTCCGGCGATTTGGAATCGTTGACATTTAAAATGTCCTCAGGAGGGCTCTACGGACTCCGTAATAAGGTTGCGGTAACGAAGACCGTGCAATTTTACAACGACAGCCGGATGTTCCGCCATCGCTATGTCATTCGAAACATCGACGCCGTGGCCCACGATTTTGATTTTGTCTGGGGACGGGAACAGTGGCTTTATGGAAGCGCCGCGGGATCGGATCGGGAGGAGGATGATCGGGGCCTGCTTCCTAATGATACCGGCGCATACAGTGGTGAGGCTGGAATGACCGCGGCGGAAATCGACGGCAATTGGTTTGCCGCCTACGATCGCACCTCATTCTATTCGATCGGCGTTATTCTTCCCGACCGCACCACCGAGTTTATGCCGACCTATAGCTACTTCCTCTGCAATCCCCCCTTGGGGAACTTCACCGGTGAATACCCGATCTATCCTTCGGGCTCCTGCGCCGACATGGAAAACCTCTTTTTTGAAAAACGCTTCGGAAACCTCGCTCCCGGTGACTCCTCTTCCTACGAATTTTATCAGTGGGCGGGGTATGGAGTCGACCGGACGCTGCTTGTCGATCTTCTCTGGAGGGATGCGGTAAAATGTTCCGACGAGCCGTTGGTGATCGATTTCTCTCCCATTGGGGATGAGGTCCCGCTTCACGCGACAATTGATATTTACTTCAACAAATCGATGGACTCGTCATCGACCGAAGCGGCCATTGTCATCTCACCGGAGCCGGGTCCCGGCGGCACATGGGAGTGGAGTGATTCGAATCAGCATCTGAAATACCGTCCCGGTGAATTTTTGCAGGCCGAGACAATCTATACAGTTGAGGTTGAGCGCGGAGCGCTTGATATCGAAGACCGCCCCTTGGCGACGGCGGCGCTCTGGTATTTCGAGACCGCAACGGGCGCCAGCGATGCGCCGGTGGATGGAGCCGCCGCGTCGAGACTCTTCATTGCCGGAGCCGCTCCAAACCCCTTTAACAGCATGACCTCCATCGTCTTCAACATCCCAAAGGCGGGCCGGGCCCGGATAGCTCTCTATGATGTCCGGGGCCGCCTCGTGAATACCCTTCTCGATGAGATGCTTCCGCCGGGCGGCCACGTTGTACAGTGGAGCGGACGGGACATCGCCGGCCATGAGATGGCATCGGGAATATACTTCTGCCGCTGCCAATCGGGGGATCAACAAGCCGTTCAAAAGATCGTATTGGAGAGATAG
- a CDS encoding MotA/TolQ/ExbB proton channel family protein has product MSKFFMECGVYAWPLLALTITLIFLSLWRIYCTFLKKGAPGTGHHAILFWGAISAILGILGQCQGLYNAMGAIMRAREVSPNIMAQGYRESLGTTLWGLHLLFFSAIIWFVLQNHEERRRRKLEI; this is encoded by the coding sequence ATGTCGAAGTTTTTTATGGAATGCGGCGTTTATGCATGGCCTCTCCTGGCCCTCACGATCACCCTGATCTTCCTGTCACTCTGGCGGATCTACTGTACCTTCTTAAAGAAGGGGGCTCCCGGTACCGGGCATCATGCCATCCTCTTCTGGGGCGCGATCAGCGCCATTCTGGGGATTCTCGGCCAGTGCCAGGGACTCTACAATGCGATGGGCGCCATTATGAGAGCTAGGGAGGTTTCGCCGAATATCATGGCTCAGGGATATAGGGAGAGTCTCGGCACAACGCTTTGGGGACTCCATCTTCTCTTCTTTTCGGCCATTATCTGGTTTGTGCTGCAGAATCATGAAGAGCGAAGGCGAAGGAAACTCGAGATTTAG
- the yedF gene encoding sulfurtransferase-like selenium metabolism protein YedF encodes MTGQAKSNGVTGADAAVLAISSDTMGRGDEALGAILIRSFFHTVGEAEQDPGAVIFYNTGVKLVIEGSPILDDLQKLAGRGVKILACGTCLGHFGLKEKIVVGEISNMYAITEILMGPGKVVNLG; translated from the coding sequence ATGACCGGACAAGCGAAATCAAACGGTGTAACCGGAGCCGATGCGGCCGTCCTCGCCATATCGAGTGATACAATGGGCCGGGGCGACGAGGCATTGGGCGCGATTCTGATCCGCAGTTTCTTCCATACGGTGGGCGAAGCGGAACAGGATCCCGGCGCTGTTATCTTCTACAACACAGGCGTCAAGCTGGTCATCGAGGGATCCCCGATTCTCGATGATCTTCAAAAACTCGCCGGCAGAGGAGTCAAGATATTGGCGTGCGGCACCTGTCTTGGACATTTTGGCCTCAAAGAAAAAATCGTCGTGGGGGAGATATCCAACATGTATGCGATCACCGAGATACTGATGGGACCCGGGAAGGTTGTAAACCTAGGATAG
- a CDS encoding beta-lactamase family protein: MKRIVSGLLRPVCIVLLLSAAAMSCPAQADLSTDSKDSYARAISQSREAIRKMMESSGVPGVSVAVFIDDREIWSEPFGFSDIEQKIPVTKETKFGIGSISKVLTTALCARLVDEGKLDWDAPIEKYLPGFEHGGHGISIRQIASHLSGLPTGFDKEYMYTTRHFETTQEVLDLYLQQPLEDIPGERVLYATTSYTVIAAVIESVLKKNFLSCMDEFLLQPLKLTHTVPNDRLKEIPNCTEFYVGNRKKEISKADFHDPSYKWAGAGYLSTADDMARFGSALLNSDYLRPETVQDIFNRQLTNEGGLTRYAIGWEIGTAEKGKKILIKSGGGPGISSYLAVYPEEGMVVAILSNMSKAPVSGRLFKQISDAFLEAKE, translated from the coding sequence ATGAAACGCATTGTTTCAGGTCTCCTAAGACCCGTTTGTATTGTCTTGTTGTTATCAGCGGCCGCGATGTCCTGTCCGGCCCAGGCTGACCTATCGACCGACTCCAAGGATTCGTATGCTCGGGCGATAAGTCAGAGCCGGGAAGCGATCCGGAAGATGATGGAATCTTCCGGTGTCCCTGGTGTGAGTGTGGCGGTTTTCATCGATGATCGTGAAATTTGGTCCGAACCGTTTGGATTTTCGGATATCGAACAAAAAATTCCGGTGACAAAAGAGACCAAGTTTGGTATCGGCAGCATCTCAAAGGTGCTGACGACGGCTCTTTGCGCCCGGCTGGTCGATGAGGGGAAACTGGATTGGGATGCTCCAATCGAAAAATATCTGCCCGGTTTTGAGCATGGGGGTCACGGGATCTCGATCCGGCAGATCGCATCTCATCTGAGCGGCCTGCCCACTGGTTTTGATAAGGAATATATGTATACCACTCGGCACTTCGAGACGACGCAAGAGGTGCTGGATCTTTATCTTCAACAACCGCTGGAAGATATCCCGGGAGAGCGGGTTCTCTACGCAACGACCTCTTATACCGTTATCGCCGCCGTTATTGAGAGTGTCCTGAAGAAGAACTTCCTGAGCTGCATGGATGAATTCCTGCTGCAGCCCTTGAAGCTGACCCATACGGTGCCGAATGACAGGCTGAAGGAGATACCAAACTGCACAGAGTTCTATGTGGGCAATCGGAAAAAGGAAATATCCAAGGCCGACTTCCATGATCCGAGCTATAAATGGGCCGGCGCCGGCTATCTATCCACCGCTGATGATATGGCCCGCTTCGGATCGGCGCTTCTGAACTCAGACTATCTCCGGCCTGAAACGGTGCAAGATATCTTCAACCGCCAATTGACCAATGAGGGGGGACTGACCCGCTATGCCATTGGATGGGAGATAGGAACCGCTGAGAAGGGGAAAAAGATCCTCATAAAATCGGGCGGCGGCCCCGGGATTTCTTCTTATCTCGCCGTTTATCCCGAGGAGGGCATGGTGGTGGCCATCCTCTCGAATATGTCAAAGGCGCCGGTAAGCGGGCGGCTCTTCAAGCAGATCTCTGATGCTTTTCTGGAAGCAAAAGAATGA
- a CDS encoding polysaccharide deacetylase family protein gives MPSPLGTRRVTRPRITRSQVLLAGLLMAFLAVIATIGLLRIYPPGPMQPSLKPAESPAASEIENLEIVILSTEANHSYFKSFGGDETIILQPWQDLFRKLGIRNRLIPSLDDWQGEVLLLPHAFCLSDQECLQIEQGIEDGEGVIFAGAAGVRNPNGSWRGWDRMKSLLGCTEIREFELQETSFIYISPDGPIGTRSLSGYRIALDKRPSQWGITGLPSAAVWSNWMREPNPYSSKPFSAAAVGVKGAGRIAWVGFDPDLPTAQADNIKTSLTFLREMILWCSGTPVSEPDLWPGGKKMALLVVTDTEHEFANARHIDTVLTFYGIRGGFMCLSDLAKKYPDIVESLAERHDIGSHSDDHQRFDGQPFKQQIERLHRSSKDLSRIIGRPILGFRPPQEGFDQATIKAMAQTGFQYLLGSGNIASAMPEILPAPTAENPNAFVITIPRAQRDDYQLLEKEDGTEIGVLKKLRFDFEKTRCFNGIDYVSLHTQVMGKTENIEDLEQFLASIPLEELWISGPDGLAKWWIQRHGVKTSIRRGNDEFALFIENGASDVVEGLCVWVCLPGNPDHLQVEGEIKNLQGPDPRGAYRIDCGTIQSREMRIIRLKSGSGDWASMTELP, from the coding sequence ATGCCATCTCCTTTGGGAACCCGTCGGGTAACGAGACCGCGGATTACAAGAAGCCAGGTGCTTCTGGCGGGGCTTCTGATGGCCTTTCTGGCCGTTATCGCCACGATAGGGCTCCTTCGCATTTATCCTCCCGGGCCCATGCAACCGTCACTGAAGCCGGCGGAGAGCCCGGCGGCTTCAGAAATTGAAAACCTTGAAATTGTGATTTTGTCCACTGAGGCGAATCATTCCTATTTCAAATCGTTTGGAGGCGATGAGACGATCATCCTCCAGCCATGGCAGGATCTTTTCAGAAAGCTTGGTATCAGAAACCGATTGATCCCCTCACTGGATGATTGGCAGGGGGAAGTGCTTCTGCTTCCGCACGCTTTCTGCCTTTCCGATCAAGAGTGCCTGCAGATTGAGCAGGGGATCGAAGATGGGGAAGGCGTCATCTTCGCCGGCGCCGCCGGTGTCAGGAATCCCAATGGAAGCTGGCGTGGGTGGGATCGGATGAAATCACTTCTCGGATGCACAGAGATCCGGGAATTCGAGTTGCAAGAAACGTCATTTATTTATATATCGCCTGACGGCCCAATCGGTACACGGTCTTTGTCCGGATATAGAATCGCATTGGACAAGCGTCCCTCGCAATGGGGGATTACGGGACTGCCCTCCGCCGCAGTCTGGTCTAATTGGATGCGCGAACCAAATCCATACTCAAGCAAGCCTTTTTCAGCCGCCGCTGTTGGAGTGAAGGGAGCGGGCAGAATTGCGTGGGTCGGTTTTGATCCCGATCTCCCGACAGCGCAGGCCGATAATATCAAAACGTCTTTAACATTTTTGCGGGAGATGATTCTTTGGTGCTCCGGAACTCCTGTCTCTGAACCGGATCTCTGGCCGGGCGGAAAGAAGATGGCTTTGCTGGTGGTCACCGACACCGAGCATGAATTCGCCAATGCCCGGCATATCGATACTGTTCTCACATTCTATGGGATCCGCGGCGGCTTCATGTGCCTGAGTGATCTAGCCAAGAAGTATCCCGACATAGTCGAATCCCTTGCTGAGAGGCATGATATCGGCAGTCACAGTGATGATCATCAGCGATTTGACGGGCAGCCTTTCAAACAACAGATAGAACGCCTTCACCGCAGCTCGAAGGATCTCTCGCGTATAATTGGCCGGCCCATTCTCGGCTTTCGTCCGCCGCAAGAGGGATTCGATCAGGCGACCATCAAGGCCATGGCTCAAACAGGATTCCAATATCTCCTGGGGAGCGGAAACATCGCCAGTGCGATGCCAGAGATTCTTCCCGCACCGACAGCGGAGAATCCCAATGCCTTCGTTATCACTATTCCACGCGCCCAGCGGGATGATTACCAATTGCTTGAAAAGGAAGATGGTACTGAGATCGGTGTCCTTAAAAAGCTCCGGTTTGATTTTGAGAAGACCCGTTGTTTCAATGGGATTGATTATGTCAGCCTTCATACACAAGTCATGGGGAAGACCGAAAATATAGAGGATCTTGAACAATTCCTTGCGTCGATTCCGCTCGAGGAACTTTGGATCAGCGGGCCCGATGGCTTGGCGAAATGGTGGATCCAAAGGCATGGCGTAAAAACATCGATACGGCGCGGGAATGATGAGTTTGCTCTCTTTATTGAGAATGGGGCTTCAGATGTTGTGGAGGGTCTCTGCGTGTGGGTCTGCCTGCCGGGAAACCCTGATCACCTCCAGGTAGAGGGAGAGATCAAGAATCTCCAGGGCCCCGACCCCCGCGGCGCCTATCGGATTGATTGCGGAACGATTCAATCCCGAGAAATGAGAATCATTCGATTGAAATCAGGATCGGGGGATTGGGCTTCGATGACAGAATTACCATGA
- a CDS encoding alanine racemase produces the protein MSGSAHRFIGFPIQRPTLLLDEARAKRNIARMVEKARRAGVHLRPHFKTHQSVEIGAWFKAMGVESITVSSVEMAEAFAEAGWTDITIAFPVNLPQLDSIRTLASEIDLGLLVDAEASAIALSEIPSSGLNVWIKIDAGYGRAGVPWDDTEKIAVIAGILRRSPKTHFEGILTHSGHSYHQRSRDGVLAIHTESANRMKSVKTALLERGHTGCKISIGDTPTSVLADDFSGIDEIRPGNFVFYDLMQRAIGSCGDDEIAVAVACPVVGKYRHRRQILIYGGAVHLSKEHLLVDNEQDIFGCLSLIPAESLGSPDWRAPLVSLSQEHGLVEVTEEIFNDLSIGDVVLVLPVHSCLTCDLHREYWTLGGARISRI, from the coding sequence ATGAGCGGTTCAGCGCATCGTTTTATCGGTTTTCCCATCCAACGGCCGACCCTTCTCCTCGATGAAGCGCGGGCGAAGCGGAATATCGCCCGGATGGTGGAGAAGGCCCGCCGCGCCGGCGTGCATTTGAGACCGCATTTCAAGACGCATCAATCGGTGGAAATCGGTGCGTGGTTCAAAGCCATGGGCGTTGAATCGATCACTGTCTCTTCGGTTGAGATGGCCGAGGCTTTCGCTGAGGCCGGCTGGACCGATATCACCATTGCCTTCCCGGTCAATCTTCCGCAGCTCGATTCCATCCGGACCTTGGCTTCAGAGATTGATCTCGGACTTCTCGTCGATGCCGAGGCATCGGCGATCGCGCTATCCGAGATCCCCTCTTCTGGGCTCAATGTCTGGATCAAAATTGATGCGGGTTATGGCCGGGCGGGTGTCCCCTGGGATGACACTGAAAAGATCGCCGTCATCGCAGGCATTCTGCGGCGATCTCCGAAAACGCATTTCGAGGGTATCCTGACTCACAGCGGCCACAGTTATCATCAGAGGTCCCGTGATGGAGTTCTGGCCATTCATACAGAATCGGCGAATCGAATGAAATCGGTTAAGACAGCGCTGTTGGAGCGGGGCCATACCGGGTGCAAAATTTCGATCGGCGACACGCCGACCAGTGTGCTTGCGGATGATTTTTCAGGAATCGATGAAATCCGGCCCGGCAATTTTGTCTTCTATGATCTTATGCAGCGGGCCATCGGTTCTTGCGGTGATGATGAGATCGCGGTCGCCGTTGCCTGTCCCGTTGTCGGAAAGTATCGACATCGCCGCCAGATTCTCATCTATGGCGGTGCGGTGCATCTTTCCAAAGAGCACCTTTTGGTAGATAATGAACAAGATATCTTCGGTTGCCTCTCTTTGATCCCTGCTGAATCGCTTGGATCTCCCGATTGGCGGGCGCCGTTGGTCTCCCTTTCACAAGAACATGGATTGGTGGAAGTAACAGAGGAAATTTTCAATGATCTGTCAATCGGCGATGTTGTTCTTGTACTACCGGTCCACTCATGTCTGACCTGTGACCTCCATAGGGAATACTGGACGCTGGGTGGAGCCCGAATATCGAGGATATAA